The genomic interval GCCGGTAAAAACCCTCGGCCAGCTGCGGTGCAAATTCCGCGAATCGCACTCGAAGGGCGGAAATCATCTGCTCATCATGAGCAGTGATGCCCAGGAAGGACTTCCGATCGTCGCGACTATCACCATCGAGTTCGTACTTGCTTAGATATTTTGCGGCCATGAGGCACCTTCCCCGAGTTTCTAGCCTCTTTACGCAAACGTGCGGCCGACTTCCCATGGCTCCCGCACAGGTGTGCCCCCACGCACATCAGCCCAGCATCGTATCCGCTTACCGTTCAACTGCCAGTCTGCTACTCGCGAAACTCAGCGAATACAGCAAAAAGGCCTACTCGCATAGCTGGGTGCTCTCGACATCGTGCTGACCCGCGTCTATTTCTTCCGAGCGGGTGTGCGAATACGGCACGACTGCAAGTAAGAACAATTGTCCATTGTTGGCTAGCCTAGCTATTTGAAATCGTTAGAAACCCGCATTACGACGGGAGTTTACCGCCGCAACCCGCATTTTTTTAGTGGCAAGGCGCAATGGCACGCGAGGTGCCTTAACCACGGTCAGAAATGGGTGAAGGGGCTGTAGGTAAGACCACGGATCATTTTTTAGGAGCACTGACCATGACAACCGTTCTGACATCGCGACGCCCGCAAGCCCGCCGCAATTGGTTGCAACCGTTTGCTGTCCTGCAGGAAGAGCTTGGAGAGCTCACGTCGCGCGTATTGGGCGAGGCCAATGAATTCTGGCCACGCGGCACGATGGTACCGTCGCTCGACCTGACCGAAACCGAGGGGGCCATCGAAGTAAAGATGGACCTGCCCGGAGCCAAGCCAGAGGAAATTGATATTCAAGTGACGGATAACTTTTTGACCGTCAGCGGCAGCCGCAAGGAAGAAAAAGAGGAAAAAGGCAAGACCTGTCATCGGGTCGAGCGCCATCAGGGAACCTTTTCCCGCACGGTCACATTGCCTTGCTGTGTCGACGAAGCGAAGGTCGACGCCCAATACAAGAACGGTGTCCTGACAATCAAGATGCCTAAGACCGAGGTTGCCAAGGCTTGCAAAATCAAGGTGCATGCCTAACGGCGGGGGCAACAGGTGGGATCTTCTCAATCGTCAAGGATCTTGTGGGGGAAACAGCTGTGAACCGGGCGACCAGCGGAGACAAAATAGGTGTTCGGGCGCTGGAACCGGCCGGTAGGAAGCAGTGTGGCGCTGGTCCGCCACATTGCAACCTCCGTAGATTTTATGTGGATACAGACGCGATCGTCGACGCGAGTGCGCGACGGCGATTCGCGAATTCCTCCTATCCGGAACTGCGCGAAGTGCACTGTGACTTCTGCGAGGGGGTGCTCAAGCTCACGGGACGAGTGTCGAGCTTTTACCTGAAACAAATGGCCATAACCCTCGCACGACAAATCGATGGCGTATTCCAAGTTCGCGACGAATTAAAAGTTCCAATCGTCATAGAGAATCGGCCTTTGCCGAGGAATCGATTATGAACCCCTTATCGCAAAAAGAGTTGGCCGCGCTGGCTGGCACAAGGTCCGGGCCCTGGGTCTCGCTTTATGAGACAGTGGGCGTCACGAATGAAGCAACTGACGCGGCCACCATCCGCCTTAAGGATCGGCTACGCGAGTGCGAAAACGCACTGGTTCGCTCAGGCATGCGTCCAACGGACGCAAGAGCGCTCGTATCTCCGATTTCAAGCCTTGTTGAAGATAACCTCGCATCTGTTCGCGGTTGCCGAGGATTGGCGATCTTCGCGTCGCCAGAAGGTTGCCGAATCGAGCGGTTGCCGGTCGAGGTCGAAGACGTGGCCTGGGTCGGGCCGCGTCCGTATATTCGTCCCCTCATCGCGCTAGTTCAGCGGAATCGACCTTTTTGGCTACTGGGAATCAGCCAGAATAGAGCCAGACTTTTTCGTGGCGACATGCACGGTTTGACCGAAGAACAAGTTCCCGATATGCCAATTGCGCTCGCGGAAGTTATTGATACGGGCTCGCGCGACGGAACCCAACAGTCCCACACGGCCAAGGCGGGAACCTCCGTGAAGCAGGATGCCGCTTTTCATGGACAGGGAGGTCTAGCCGATCACCGAAAGACGAACATCATCAAGTTCTTTCGCGAGGTCGACCGGGCCTTGCAAGCACATCTGCGCGGTGACACGGGTCCTCTGTTGTTCACCGGCGTCGACTACCTCTATCCACTCTTTGCGAGTGTCACGCGCCACCCTCAATTGCTCGACGAGCACATTGCCGAGAATCCAGATCGCCTGACGGCCGAAGAGCTATACCGCCAGGCCGAGCGTTTATTACACCGACTATGGGAGCATAAGCAGGCCGAGGTCGTGCGATCGTTTGAAAACGGACTAGGCAGTTGCGAAGTAAGTGACGAGGTGCACGTGATTCTGCCGGCCGCCGCGGCCGGGCAGGTGAAATCGCTTCTCGTTCGCCAGTCAGGCCCATTGTGGGGCACCTTCGACAGCGAACACGGCAAAATTCATGTCGATCACGAGCAGCGGCCGGGCACCGAGGACTTGCTCGATCGCGCGTGTGCCGAAGTACTGCTACATGGGGGGGGCGTGTTTGCAGTTCCGTGGCAAAAGATAAAGACCGGCGCACCGCTGGCCGCGATCTTTCGTTACGCGTTGTCGCCTCCGCCAACCGCCTCTGCGGTGAAATGATTCTCTCCAAAACGGAAGGAACTGAAATGCATGTAAAAAAGATCCTCTTTCCGACAGACTTCTCGACGATTGCCGATCAAGCCCTTGATTATGCGGCGACCTTGGCAAAAGAGAACGGTGCGAAACTGCTCATCGTACATATCGCTGAGTTACCCGCTGCCTACGGCGCCGGCGAGATGTATTACGGCATACCCGAACCGGATACGGATGAACTATTGCGGATGTTGCACAACGTCGTTCCGCGCAATCCGCCCGTAGATCACGAGTATCGCCTCTTGAAAGGTGACCCAGCGCGCGAGATCGTACGAGTGGCCAAAGACGACACCGTCGACCTGATTGTTATGAGCACGCACGGCCGGACAGGGTTGGGGCGCGTGCTGATGGGAAGCATCGCCGAAGCGGTCGTGCGCCGCGCTCATTGCCCAGTTCTGACGTTGAAGGGAACAGTTGCGGTCCCACAAAAGACCGCGACGGCGTAGCGGTTTGTTTATCTATCAGGAGAATATCAGGATGAAGGCGCTCGTAGGAGTAGATGGTTCGGACGGCGCGTGGGCGGCTGTCCAACAGACGGCCGAACTATTGCCGGGGAAAAGCGAAATTGTACTCTATTACGCGCCGCCCAAGCTGCACTTCAGCGGCACTCACACATCACAAGCAATCGCGGATAAGGCGCGTGACAGCTTGGCTAAGGCCGTTTTCGAGGAAGCGCTAAAACGCATTCCGGATGGACTGCGGAGCAACATTTCAACAATCGTGGGAACCCAAGGCCCGCGTCGCGGATTGCTTCTGGCGGCCGAGCAGGTTAACGCCGATTTCGTTGCGGTAGGAGCCGACGGTCTTGGCGCTGCGCGTCTATTGCTCGGAAGCGTGACTCGCGCTCTTCTACGTCACTCGACGCGACCGGTGCTCGTCGCTCGGCCAATAAATGTACGCGAGAACCGAGCCCCCTATCGCGTACTGTGGGCGGTTGACGAGCCACCGGCAGTGCATGGCCCGATCGACTTCCTGCAAAAGCTGGCATGGCCAAAGGGGACCAACGGGTCCGTAATTCACGTGGTCGACCCTCTGCAGTCCATGGAGGTGCCCGCCTGGTTTACCGATCGGGTTGGGCACGATAAGGAGTTCGCGCGCCGCTTCAGCGAGGAGTACGATACTGATAAGCAGCGCAGATTCAATGAAATGGCCGCTTTCACATCCGAGTTGCCACAACCGTTCGGGAATCTACCGATTCTCTGCGAGGGTAATGTCGCTAACACCGTTCTACAGATGGCCAACCAGGAGGCTGCTGATCTAGTGATTGTCGGAACGCGCGATTTGGGGTCTGTCGAGCGGTTCTTCTTGGGTAGCACTGCTGAGGCCATATTGCAATTCGCGCGCTGTTCGGTGCTGGTCGTTCATATGCAGGCGAAGCCGTGATTCTGCCGACCGTTTTTGCGCGTGATGATCACGCAATGTCCGATCACTAGCTTGTGGCGCGCTTCCTCGGATCACCATCGCCGCCGCCATGGACACCGCAACGAATAAGCCGCCGGCCTCGACCTCGTCTGCTGCCCTTTCCGATGCGGATTCGGACATCTATCGTCGAATCGCCGTGCAAGACGTCAAAAGTCTCTTGTCGCACGAACACGGCCTGGCGTTGTCTGAGGCCGCTGCGCGCCTGCAGTCGATTGGTCCAAATGCGCTCATCGAGCGCCCCGCCGTGCCTGTCTGGCGCAAACTGCTTACGCAATTTTCAGAACTCGTAGTCGGAATCCTCATCGCCGCGGCGATCATTTCGGGGCTGATGGGCGAGTGGATAGATGCCGTCGCAATCCTCGCCATTGTCGTACTCAACGGAGTGCTTGGTTTCTTTCAGGAGCAAAAAGCCGAACGCGCCATGGCGGCGCTGCGCAAACTGACGGTTCCCCTATGTAAGGTCGTGCGCGAGGGGCGCGTGCAACAAATCGCTGCGCGAACGCTCGTACCCGGCGACCTTATTGAGCTTGAGGCCGGCGACCAGGTGCCAGCCGATGCCCGCCTGCTGCGGACCTTTGGCGTGCGCGCGCAGGAAGCGGCGCTAACAGGTGAGTCTAAGCCAGTCGCCAAATCTGCGGATATCGTGCTTCCGACGGAGACGCCGCTCGCCGAGTGCCGCAACATGGTCTTCATGGGAACAGAGCTCGCCGCCGGAAAAGCTAGCGCTGTGGTCACGGCGACCGGCATGCATACCGAACTGGGCCACATAGCCCGTATGCTCGCCACCAGCGAGCCTGAACTTACCCCATTGCAGCGCAGGCTCAAGGAACTAGGTCAGCTCCTTGTGGTGACGTGCCTGGCGATTGTAGCCGTCATCTTTACTCTTCAATTGGCGCGCGGGGGCGATCCGCTTGAAGTAGCGCTGCTCGCCATAAGCCTGGCGGTCGCCGCCGTCCCCGAAGGACTGCCGGCGGTCGTCACTCTGGTATTGGCGATCGGGCTGCAGCGCATGGCCAAGTGCCATGCATTGGTCCGCAAGCTAGCCAGTGTCGAGACGCTTGGATCCGTGACGGTCATTTGCGCGGACAAAACCGGCACACTAACGCGCAACGAGATGACGGCGCGCGTTGTAGTCGCCGGAGACCAGATTTATCGCGTAACGGGTGTGGGCTATGCGCCAGTCGGACAAGTTGTTTCAGCCACCAGCCTCGTGGAGGCGCTCGCTGGGCCAACCGATGGCAAAGAGTCCGCCGATCACGTGCCGTGCGACGCGATAATGGCCATCGATCTTCGGCAGTTACTGACTTGCGCCTTGTATTGCAACAACGCGCGGCTGGTGTCAACGGCCGGCGAATGGAAGATCGTCGGCGACCCGACCGAAGGCGCCCTATTGGTCTTGGCCGCCAAGGGAGGCTGTACTGCCGATCCGAATCTGCGCGTCGTTCATGAAATCCCTTTCGACAGCCAGCGAAAGGCGATGTCCGTCGCGACTGATAACGGCCAAGTCGCGACCATCTACTGCAAGGGAGCCTTGGAGGTCGTATTGGAGAAGTGCGACCGCGAATTCTGCCGCGGTGAAGCAGTCCCGCTCGACGCCCGCAGGTGCCAGGAAATTCTCAAGTACCAGGCGGAACTGGCCGCCCGAGCCATGCGAATGCTAGCTTTTGCCTATCGGGAGGCGCCAGAGGTGGTTGAGGGCACCTATCAAGAGCGCGGCTTGGTATTCCTCGGACTGGTCGGGATGACCGATCCGGTGCGAGAAGAAGCGCGGGGCGCCATTGATCGCTGTCGCCGCGCGGGAATTCGATCCATCATGATTACGGGCGACCACCCATCCACCGCACAAGCCGTCGCCGAAGAGTTGGCGCTTATCGAAGCGGGCCAGCGAGTAATCACGGGGCAGGAGCTCGACGCTCTATCTGACGCACAATTGGAGGCCGAATTGCCGCGTCTGGCCGTCTTTTCCCGCGTGCGGGCCGAACACAAGTTGGCGATCGTAAAAGCCTGGCGGGCACGCGGCGAAGTCGTCGCGATGACCGGCGACGGTGTCAACGACGCGCCCGCCATAAAGGCAGCGCATGTTGGTATCGCCATGGGCCTGTCAGGGACTGACGTAACGAAAGAAGCGTCGGATATCATCCTGACGGACGACAACTTTGCCTCGATCGTCAATGCCATTGAGGAAGGACGCGGAATCTATGACAACATACAAAAGTTTGTCCGCTACCTCTTGACCTGCAACTCGGGAGAAGTGCTGTTCATGTTTTTCGCGGCGGTCTTTGGCTGGCCAAGTCCGCTCACGGCGGTGCAAATCCTGTGGATCAATCTCATCACCGACGGCTTGCCAGCGCTAGCGCTCGGACTCGAACCGCCCGGCCCCGACATTATGCACCGGCCACCGCGCCCTGTACGCGAAACGCTGATTACGCGCGCCCTGGGTTTGCAAATCTTTTGGCAAGGGCTGTTAATCGCTACTGTTACCCTTATTGTATTCGAACTTACCTACTCCGGAACTCGCCAGCACTTGGAGGCTGCACGTACCGCGGCTTTCTGCGTGCTGGCTCTCTCCCAGCTCTTCTTCTCCTTTACTTGCCGCAGTCAAAGATACACATTGCCGGAACTGGGCGTCACTTCCAATCGGTATCTGTTTATCGCGATCGCCGCATCGCTCGTGCTGCAAGTCGGCGTGGTTGCCGTACCGGGTATACAAGGCCTGTTTGACGCAACTGATCTTTCACCGCAGCAATGGGCCGTGGTGCTTTTCGTCTCACTGATGCCGGTTACTATCGTCGAAAGTCTGAAGTTGCTGGTGACCTATAAGAAGAAGGGCCCGCGAGGCGACATGCATCAAGGCGTATCGAAGTCAGAAGCCAAAGCAAGATGATCACACTTACCTTTCACGGCGCGGCCGAAACCGTTACCGGCTCGAAATATCTTCTGCAGAACAACGACGCGCAGATATTGATCGACTGCGGAATGTTTCAAGGCTTGAAGGAACTCCGTCTGCGAAACTGGAGCCCGCTCCCCTTTGACGCAGAGAGCGTTGCCGCCATCGTCCTTACGCATGCCCACATCGACCACATCGGGTATCTGCCGCGCCTGGTAAAGTTCGGCTACGCGGGTCCCGTCTATTGTACGCCGGCGACCAGGGACCTGGCTCGCATCATGTTGCTTGACGCCGCTAAACTGCAAGAGATGGATGCCGAGTACGCCAATCGCAAGAAGATTTCGAGGCATCATCCCGTCCTGCCATTGTTCGACGTAATCGACGTCAAAGAATCTCTGCAGCTAATGAGGCCGGTAGAGCGTAAAGAATGGTTCTCGCCCGCACGCGGCTTTCGCTGTCGCTACCATGACGCTGGGCATCTGCTTGGTTCGGCGATGGTCGAAGTCGAAGCGACCAATGAGACGGCACCGGCGACGACGATTCTTTTCTCTGGCGACGTCGGTCGCTATAACGCTCCTATTTACCACGATCCGGCACCGCCGCCGGCATGTGACTATTTAGTCTGCGAAAGTACGTACGGGGATCGTGATCATCCGCAAGGCGATATGCTTGACGAGCTGTCGCACACCGTCAATGACGCCGTGCGTCGCGGAGGCGTGATACTGGTGGCGGCATTCGCCGTCGGACGCGCACAACAGCTCATCTATCTATTGCAGCTCCTGGCCGAGCAGGGGCGAACGCCGCGGCTCCCCATTTTTCTCGACAGCCCAATGGCCGCCGAGGCTACTGACATTTATTGTTCGCATGCCGCCGAGAACGATCTGAGTGAAGGGATGATAACGCAAACGGCCTCTGCGTTCCGCGGACCCAATGTCCATTTAGCGCGCACCGTCGACGAATCGAAGCGAATCAATAACGTGGTCGGCCCAGTGATTATCATTGCTTCGTCAGGCATGATGACCGGCGGGCGAATTCTATTTCATCTCGAGCAACGGCTACCCGACCCGCGAAACACGATTCTCTTGGGCGGGTTTATGGCCGCCGGCAGCCGTGGCCGAGCTCTAGAGGAGGGCGCTACAACGCTGCGCATCCATGGCCGCGACGTTCGAGTTATGGCACGCGTCGTCAAGAATTCAGGCCTCAGCGGCCATGCTGATCGCCAGGAATTGTTGCGCTGGTTGAGCCCGCTACCGCCTCCGCGACGTACCTTTGTAACACACGGCGAGAAGGCGAGCGCGATGGCCTTCTCACGGTTGCTGCGCGAGCTAAAGGGATGGAACTCATACGTGCCGCACTTGGGTGAATCTGTCGAACTGGAAACTCGATCATGACCGACCGTGCCGATGCGAACTACCAGGCAATCCTCAACTCCCCCAGTCTGACCCTTGCCGAACAGGATGTGGCTCTGCTCGCGAAACCCGAGTTACGCTCCGTGCGCATGCAACTCGAACTGCTCAAGCCGGAGATGGCGCTTGAGGAGCATGACATCCGCTCGACAATCGTCGTATTCGGTGGGACGAAGATTCTCGAACGCTCCGAGGCGGAGAGTGCCTTGCACGCGGCGCAGCAGGCGATGGCCGCGGATCCAGCTAATCCGGCTCTCGCCCGTGTCGTGACGCGCTGTGAGCGTTTGTGGGCAAAATCGTCTTACTACGACGACGCGCGCGAATTCTCTCGCTTGATTTCCACATTGGGTCAAGAAACCGGACCGCGACACTATGTCGTCGTCACGGGAGGAGGACCCGGCATCATGGAGGCCGCAAATCGCGGAGCCTTTGACGCCGACGCCAAGTCGATCGGACTGAATATCCGACTTCCCGCCGAACAAACTCCCAATCGATACATTACGCCAGAGCTCTGCTTTCAGTTTCACTATTTCGCGCTGCGCAAGCTCCACTTTCTACTGCGCGCTCTAGCTTTGGTTGTCTTCCCTGGTGGGTTCGGCACCATCGATGAATTATTCGACGCGTTAACGTTGCGTCAGACGAATCGCATGCAGGCGATTCCAATCATCTTGTATGGGCGCGAATACTGGCAACGCGTTATCGATTTTCAATTCTTGGCAGACGAAGGCGTCATTGCGGATGAGCATCTTTCCTTGCTCAACTATGCCGAGACACCGCAAGAAATCATGGACCTTCTAGAGAGCGGTCCGCTGGCAGCATTTTGAATCGGCCGAGCCATCCGCACGCCAGTCCCTATGTGCCATCGGCAAAATTGAAGGCGCGATGCAACAAGTTGTTTTCGCGCACCTCGTGCGATAAAAGCTGCTTGATCAAGGTGCGCAACTCGCCGACAAATACCGCCCAATCGGTGCGAGGGCTCCTGGCTTGTGCTCGCGCACCATGCACAAGTTCCCTGGCTTTCGTCAGCATCTGATCGTGCTCGTCGAGCAATCCTTCGGCCTCCTTGGCAAACCGAGGGGCGGCAGCGATCGCGTCTTCCATGAAGCCGCCGTCCTCTTCTCGTTGAAAGTGCCGAGTGAGACACAATTCGAGCTCTTCGACTTCGGCCAGCAATCTTTTCATGACCTCTGCGGGCCGGTCGTTGGTACTGGCCTCGTGGAGGGTGGCCTCAACGCGTCGCACAAGCTGCTCGATGTGGCGGTGCTCGCACGTCATCGCACCTACATATCCGTTAAGAACTCGGTCAAGCATGGGGCACCCTTCCTTTCTTTCGAATCCTCCTATCGCTCTCCCTTCGCATATAAGTCCATTTTTCATGCCATATACACGGGTTGCAGGAATCTCGGCAATTCGGGCCATTTTTTGGCTCTTATTCACTACCGCCCGATGCAGAGCGAGCGAATCCGCACGCGCAAGTGCGCCTGTGTCGCACAAGATCTAATGGCGAACGCCACGACGTACGCTCCGACTCATGCAGCGGAACGCATTTGGCGTTTTGAAGGACCTCAGCGATAATTGCGTCCGTGAATGCGCCAAGGAACAACGCTGCCAGGGAACCGTCAAGGATGGGTCGTCCAGGAAGATGGCTGCCGCGCGATCGGAACGCTCTTAGCGAATGGTTGGACGATACCATCCGCAAGGCCGAGGCGAGGAAGCCAGCGCGACTTCATCCGGTCGTCGAGGACTTTCGGCTCATGATCGAGAGCGATCCGGTCATGTTCATGTACTTCACGCAGATGTTTCAGGAGCAGTCCTCTTTTCAGCCGCCCAAGGGAAGTGGCGATATCAAGTTGAAAAATTACCAGCAGATGCTGGTCGTAATCGATCATATTCTCACCACCGCTCCAACCTTCGATAGCACCAAGATGGTTGGATGCCCTATCAACGCCATTCTTGACTTCCCGATGAGTACGCTGGCAGGACTGGCGGCGTTTGCCTCGCCGAAAGTCAACGAGATACTGCGGAGGGTATTGATAGCCTGGGGTACGTTTCTCAATAGCGCGGACTCGCTGTACGTTCTCAATGATTCTCCCACCGGCTGGCTGAGCCCGGAGGCCCGGAAGGCAGTACACCTGGACGAGTTTGAAACCGATTCTGCTGCCCCATTTTTGGGATTCAAAAGCTGGAATGATTTTTTCATTCGCCGATTCAAGACCGGCCGGCGCCCCGTCGCGTGCCCTGACGACCCGCACGCGATCACAAGTCCGTGTGAAGCCACGCCCTACGCGCTTCGATCCCACGTCAAGGAACATGACGCGTTCTGGATCAAGTCGCAGCCTTATTCACTGCGACACTTGCTCCACGGCCACCTCATACAGCCGTTCGTAGGGGGCACGGTTTATCAGGCCTTTCTCAGCGCCGAAAACTATCATCGCTGGCATAGTCCCGTATCGGGCACCATCAAGATGCTGGAAGTTGTGCCAGGGACGTACTTCTCTGAAGCTGCCTCCGAAGGTTTCGATCCGGTCGGGCCCAACAATTCGCAAGGCTATATCGCGCATGTGGCGGCGCGTGCGCTGCTGTTTATCGAGGCAGACAACCACGATATCGGATTAATGTGCCTGGTTCTGGTAGGCATGGGGGAAGTCTCGTCCTGCGTCTTCTCAGATCACGATGGCCAGCCCCTGAAGGAAGGGCAACGTTTACGAAAGGGAGACCAGGTGGGCTATTTTCAATTTGGCGGCTCGACGCACTGCCTGGTGTTTCGACCAGGCGTGATTTCGCAGTTCGCAATCGGCGCCGTTCCGCAAGGAGAAAACGGTCTCGACTCCGCGCTGGTCAAAGTGAACAGCTTGTTGGCCACCGTTGCCCGCTCTCAGACCGTCGAAGACCAGAATCGCAGCGGCAAGGTCCACTAAACATTCTCCCTTTGCCGGGTTTATTGCAATTTCGGGTCGTTCACGCTGCGGCCGATTGCCATTGGCAGCGTTGGCTCACCCCGAGCGCCGGACGTTCAATGGCTCGATGAAAGACGAGTGAGCGTGAAAGGCGACCGTCTGGCAATCATCACCAACGCCGGCGGACCCGGCGTGATGGCTTGCGACGCGCTACTGGAGAAGAATTGCAAACTGGCCGCGCTATCACCTGCCACCTTACGCCTCAAGCTATGACGGAGCCTATGGAATGCGCACGGGAGGTCATTTCGGCTGCCAGCGAGATCCACATATCCGTCTTGACTTGCTGGATGGGCGGGCGGTCGGTACAGGATGGAATCCAGTTATTGGATCAGCATAAGATTGCTACCGCGCGCACACCCAACGAGGCCGTGACGGGTTTTGCCAATCTCGTGCGATATGCTCGCACAAGAGACATCCTCTATGAAACGCCACATGAAGTGCCGTTGGATTACCCGCCAGCGCGGGCGAGCCTACGAACGGAGTTGCAGGACGTCTTATCGTCGGCTCCCGACATGCTGGACGCGTCGCAAGCGAAGAGTATCTTGTCGGCCTATGGGATTGCTGTTTCTCGGCCATGGCCGGCAGGTTCTGCGGAGCAGGCGGCTCCTGATGCCATAATTCAAGCGATCACCGTTCAACCTATGGTCGTTCAGGTCGGCGGCATCGAACTAATGCGCGGAATGAAGAAGGATCCGATTTTCGGGCCCGTGATTATGGTTGGCGTCGGCGGTAGTACGTCTGCTCCGTGATCCCCAGCTTCTTGGCCACTTGGCCAATCGATTGACCCTTGGCAATCTCTACCTCGGCTTCACGCAGCTTGCCGATAATCTGCTCCGCTGAAACTTTCTTCCCTCGTGGCATCGTCTGTCCTCCTTCGATTGCGTCCAAGCGCCAGGATTTTCGCTCCAGGCGTGGACTCGTCCAAAGGGGGCAGGTCACTAAATCACGCGGTCACTGATGCATGACCTAGTGCTGACAGCCTCCAAAAAATCGATGGTTCATCCGTGTTCTCACGAATCAACTGCCGTTCGCACGGGTTACGAGAAGCAGAAGTGGCCAATGTCGGTTCGTCCTTGTGCATTTGGCGAGGTGCAATGACATTCTGGAGGCTGACGGTATCGTCACGAGCCGGCCGGAATCGAGTGTCGCATTGCAGACATCGCTCGAGTTCTTGGAAGCTTTGATTTACAAGACTCGCGGCGATTGCCGGAGGAAGGAGAGCTCGTTCTTGCCGAACTGCGGACTCCGGCCCGTCAGGCACTGACTTTCCACTTACGTGAGTGGAAATTCACCCATGGCATGGGAGAGGAGCAGCATCCCGCCACTTCGATACTCACCGTAACTACTAAAACGTCAACGGCGGCTGGTCCGCCCGGGAGACGCAGGCGATTGACAAGCTTCAGGAATCTGCTCTCGCGTTTCATGCATTACAGTCATATTTGTCAAATCGAGCTTAGCAGTTTTCGGAAGTCA from Pirellulales bacterium carries:
- a CDS encoding Hsp20/alpha crystallin family protein produces the protein MTTVLTSRRPQARRNWLQPFAVLQEELGELTSRVLGEANEFWPRGTMVPSLDLTETEGAIEVKMDLPGAKPEEIDIQVTDNFLTVSGSRKEEKEEKGKTCHRVERHQGTFSRTVTLPCCVDEAKVDAQYKNGVLTIKMPKTEVAKACKIKVHA
- a CDS encoding universal stress protein, which produces MHVKKILFPTDFSTIADQALDYAATLAKENGAKLLIVHIAELPAAYGAGEMYYGIPEPDTDELLRMLHNVVPRNPPVDHEYRLLKGDPAREIVRVAKDDTVDLIVMSTHGRTGLGRVLMGSIAEAVVRRAHCPVLTLKGTVAVPQKTATA
- a CDS encoding universal stress protein encodes the protein MKALVGVDGSDGAWAAVQQTAELLPGKSEIVLYYAPPKLHFSGTHTSQAIADKARDSLAKAVFEEALKRIPDGLRSNISTIVGTQGPRRGLLLAAEQVNADFVAVGADGLGAARLLLGSVTRALLRHSTRPVLVARPINVRENRAPYRVLWAVDEPPAVHGPIDFLQKLAWPKGTNGSVIHVVDPLQSMEVPAWFTDRVGHDKEFARRFSEEYDTDKQRRFNEMAAFTSELPQPFGNLPILCEGNVANTVLQMANQEAADLVIVGTRDLGSVERFFLGSTAEAILQFARCSVLVVHMQAKP
- a CDS encoding cation-translocating P-type ATPase; the protein is MDTATNKPPASTSSAALSDADSDIYRRIAVQDVKSLLSHEHGLALSEAAARLQSIGPNALIERPAVPVWRKLLTQFSELVVGILIAAAIISGLMGEWIDAVAILAIVVLNGVLGFFQEQKAERAMAALRKLTVPLCKVVREGRVQQIAARTLVPGDLIELEAGDQVPADARLLRTFGVRAQEAALTGESKPVAKSADIVLPTETPLAECRNMVFMGTELAAGKASAVVTATGMHTELGHIARMLATSEPELTPLQRRLKELGQLLVVTCLAIVAVIFTLQLARGGDPLEVALLAISLAVAAVPEGLPAVVTLVLAIGLQRMAKCHALVRKLASVETLGSVTVICADKTGTLTRNEMTARVVVAGDQIYRVTGVGYAPVGQVVSATSLVEALAGPTDGKESADHVPCDAIMAIDLRQLLTCALYCNNARLVSTAGEWKIVGDPTEGALLVLAAKGGCTADPNLRVVHEIPFDSQRKAMSVATDNGQVATIYCKGALEVVLEKCDREFCRGEAVPLDARRCQEILKYQAELAARAMRMLAFAYREAPEVVEGTYQERGLVFLGLVGMTDPVREEARGAIDRCRRAGIRSIMITGDHPSTAQAVAEELALIEAGQRVITGQELDALSDAQLEAELPRLAVFSRVRAEHKLAIVKAWRARGEVVAMTGDGVNDAPAIKAAHVGIAMGLSGTDVTKEASDIILTDDNFASIVNAIEEGRGIYDNIQKFVRYLLTCNSGEVLFMFFAAVFGWPSPLTAVQILWINLITDGLPALALGLEPPGPDIMHRPPRPVRETLITRALGLQIFWQGLLIATVTLIVFELTYSGTRQHLEAARTAAFCVLALSQLFFSFTCRSQRYTLPELGVTSNRYLFIAIAASLVLQVGVVAVPGIQGLFDATDLSPQQWAVVLFVSLMPVTIVESLKLLVTYKKKGPRGDMHQGVSKSEAKAR
- a CDS encoding MBL fold metallo-hydrolase — encoded protein: MITLTFHGAAETVTGSKYLLQNNDAQILIDCGMFQGLKELRLRNWSPLPFDAESVAAIVLTHAHIDHIGYLPRLVKFGYAGPVYCTPATRDLARIMLLDAAKLQEMDAEYANRKKISRHHPVLPLFDVIDVKESLQLMRPVERKEWFSPARGFRCRYHDAGHLLGSAMVEVEATNETAPATTILFSGDVGRYNAPIYHDPAPPPACDYLVCESTYGDRDHPQGDMLDELSHTVNDAVRRGGVILVAAFAVGRAQQLIYLLQLLAEQGRTPRLPIFLDSPMAAEATDIYCSHAAENDLSEGMITQTASAFRGPNVHLARTVDESKRINNVVGPVIIIASSGMMTGGRILFHLEQRLPDPRNTILLGGFMAAGSRGRALEEGATTLRIHGRDVRVMARVVKNSGLSGHADRQELLRWLSPLPPPRRTFVTHGEKASAMAFSRLLRELKGWNSYVPHLGESVELETRS
- a CDS encoding TIGR00730 family Rossman fold protein; translation: MTDRADANYQAILNSPSLTLAEQDVALLAKPELRSVRMQLELLKPEMALEEHDIRSTIVVFGGTKILERSEAESALHAAQQAMAADPANPALARVVTRCERLWAKSSYYDDAREFSRLISTLGQETGPRHYVVVTGGGPGIMEAANRGAFDADAKSIGLNIRLPAEQTPNRYITPELCFQFHYFALRKLHFLLRALALVVFPGGFGTIDELFDALTLRQTNRMQAIPIILYGREYWQRVIDFQFLADEGVIADEHLSLLNYAETPQEIMDLLESGPLAAF
- a CDS encoding hemerythrin domain-containing protein, translated to MLDRVLNGYVGAMTCEHRHIEQLVRRVEATLHEASTNDRPAEVMKRLLAEVEELELCLTRHFQREEDGGFMEDAIAAAPRFAKEAEGLLDEHDQMLTKARELVHGARAQARSPRTDWAVFVGELRTLIKQLLSHEVRENNLLHRAFNFADGT